One Pantanalinema sp. genomic window carries:
- a CDS encoding transporter, with amino-acid sequence MIRILTGLGVGAIALGAIAPAAQAYTINMGGTWVAPAGRYELLEIVSALPYDQRVSDGGLAPLQPGYLWGEAYTSLEVGLGNDLSTALTVPYDAIRPEGQGTRHGLSDVGLSLSRRLWKRDGSSGRLRLRATLPTGNAQEGLGAGTTGLALQHSQAHKLTPNLQAVFNLNAGSALPGTASGGTRWSGCRFDVHAGLITKLSPSWYACLEGLSNWQTTGTLDGTVKADTSSSLVQIAPGLTYLITPDVAVQASVLLPVMRQATQDAYPVGLVLASSFDF; translated from the coding sequence ATGATTCGAATCTTGACGGGACTGGGAGTGGGCGCGATCGCGCTGGGGGCGATCGCCCCCGCAGCGCAGGCCTACACGATCAACATGGGTGGGACCTGGGTGGCTCCGGCCGGGCGCTACGAGCTGCTCGAGATCGTGAGCGCCCTCCCCTACGACCAGCGGGTGAGCGACGGGGGCCTCGCCCCGCTGCAACCCGGCTACCTGTGGGGCGAGGCCTACACCTCGCTGGAGGTGGGGCTGGGGAACGATCTCAGCACCGCACTGACCGTCCCCTACGACGCCATCCGCCCCGAGGGCCAGGGCACGCGCCACGGCCTTTCGGACGTCGGCTTGAGTCTCTCGCGCCGCCTCTGGAAGCGGGACGGGAGCTCGGGGCGCCTGCGGCTGCGCGCGACGCTCCCCACGGGCAACGCCCAGGAGGGGCTGGGAGCGGGCACCACCGGGCTCGCCCTCCAGCACTCGCAGGCGCACAAGCTCACCCCCAACCTGCAGGCGGTGTTCAACCTCAACGCCGGCTCGGCGCTTCCCGGCACGGCGAGCGGGGGGACGCGCTGGAGCGGCTGCCGTTTCGACGTGCACGCGGGCCTCATCACCAAGCTCTCGCCGAGCTGGTACGCCTGCCTCGAAGGACTGAGCAACTGGCAGACCACCGGCACCCTCGACGGCACCGTGAAAGCCGACACCAGCTCGAGCCTGGTCCAGATCGCCCCGGGGCTCACCTACTTGATCACCCCCGACGTGGCCGTGCAGGCCAGCGTCCTGCTCCCGGTCATGCGGCAAGCAACCCAGGACGCCTATCCCGTCGGGCTGGTGCTGGCCTCCAGCTTCGATTTCTAA
- a CDS encoding GNAT family N-acetyltransferase, with translation MKVCETVAFTNEGRAIVRRSPVAGDAADLLAFLRQLHRESYRFLNRAADKYDAMSVAEEAEILAQFEAHPTSFMVVAAHEGRIVGHLGVFAEASPFQEHCGRLGMGLLATYQGQGIGKALLRHALQEAERFGLWNMRLYVRTYNEPAIRLYESMGFERVGTLQAIAWIDGEWVDDHLYQRRAAGV, from the coding sequence TTGAAGGTCTGTGAGACGGTCGCCTTCACCAACGAGGGACGGGCCATTGTTCGGCGATCGCCCGTCGCTGGCGACGCGGCTGATCTGCTGGCTTTCCTGCGGCAACTGCACCGGGAGTCGTATCGCTTCTTGAATCGGGCTGCCGACAAGTACGACGCCATGTCCGTGGCCGAGGAGGCCGAAATCCTGGCGCAATTCGAGGCGCATCCCACCAGCTTCATGGTCGTGGCCGCTCACGAGGGGCGCATCGTAGGGCACCTGGGCGTGTTCGCCGAGGCGTCACCCTTCCAGGAGCACTGCGGCCGCCTGGGGATGGGCTTGCTCGCGACGTATCAAGGTCAGGGGATCGGTAAGGCGCTGCTCCGGCATGCCCTCCAAGAGGCCGAGCGTTTTGGTCTGTGGAACATGCGACTTTATGTCCGCACCTACAACGAGCCGGCCATCCGTCTCTACGAGTCGATGGGCTTCGAGCGGGTGGGGACACTTCAGGCGATCGCCTGGATCGATGGCGAGTGGGTGGATGATCATCTCTACCAGCGCCGGGCTGCTGGGGTATAA